The segment GGCGTTAAGCCTGCGCAAGGGGTTTAAAGGGCGGATCCGGCTGGGCTATGTAGGCTCATCTATTATCGATCCGGTACTGGCAATGTTAATCAGCGGTTACCGAAAAGCCCGTCCCGAGATAGAAATTGCCATTGAAGAACATGATGTTAACCGGCAATTAACCTTACTGTTAGATGATGAGCTGGATATTGCGCTGGTGCGTTCGCCCGTTCCCCGCCAGGCGCAGCTGGATTATCTGGATTTGACCACCCGGCCGCTGATTGCCGTGCTGCCGCACCATCATCTGCAGCTACATAACACGCGTATCAGCCTGAGCGATCTGGCAGAGGAGCCGTTCCTTATCCAGCAGGACCCACCGGGGGTGGGTCTGGGGTGGTCAACGCTTTCAGCCTGCCTGCGCGCGGGTTTTACGCCGCAAAAGGTTCAGTTTACCCGGGATGTTTCCGTCGCCATTGGTCTGGTGGCCATCGGCATGGGCGTCACGCTGGCACCGGAAACCCAGCTTTCGGTGATGGTGCCGGAGGTGGACTACTGCCATCTGGATGACCCGTTAGCCACCACCACGCTGACGCTAAGCTGGCAAAAGCATATGCACAACAGCGCGGTGCGCGATTTTATCGCCTGTGCCCGCGAGCTGCTGTACTGAGCCAGCGTCAGAGCTGTTCCAGCGCCAGGCGCAGATCTTCAATCAAATCGTCCCGGTTCTCTATCCCAATGGACACCCGAATAGTTGACTCGCTAATACCGATGCGCGCGCGTACGTCTGCGGGCACGCCGGAGTGCGTGGTGCTGGCCGGGTGACTGGCGAGAGACTCGGTACCGCCCAGGCTTACCGCCAGCTTAAACAGCTCCAGGGTATTAAGCAGCCTGAAAGCGGCGGGCTGACCTCCCACCACGTCAAACGAGAAGGTTGAGCCCGCGCCACTGCACTGTTTACTGAACGTCTGACCTGCCGGAGAGTCGGGATGCAAAAAGGAGAGATAGTGCAGCTTTTCGATTTTGGGGTGGTTGCGCAGGAACGCCGCCACGGCGGCAGCATTATCGTTCGCCCGCTCCATCCGCAGCGACAGCGTTTCCAGCGAGCGGCCAATCATCCAGCAGGAGTGCGGATCGAGCTGCGTGCCGATGGCACTCCGCAGCGCTTTAATCTGCCTGATAAGCGCTTTACTGCCCATTGCTGCCCCGGCGATGAGATCCGAATGCCCGCCAACATATTTCGTCAGGGAGTAGAGCGAAATATCCGCGCCCTGCTCGATGGGGCGCTGGAAAACCGGCCCGAGCAGCGTGTTGTCGCAGGCAATAAGCGGGCGATGCTGCTGCTGTTGCTCAATAGCGTCTGCAACCCGACTAATAAGCGCA is part of the Erwinia sp. HDF1-3R genome and harbors:
- a CDS encoding LysR substrate-binding domain-containing protein, producing MDNRQLHSFVVLAEELHFGKAALRLNIAQPALSQHIKALEQEWGVMLFLRNRRSVVLTHEGAQLLADARLAVSHYEKIRETALSLRKGFKGRIRLGYVGSSIIDPVLAMLISGYRKARPEIEIAIEEHDVNRQLTLLLDDELDIALVRSPVPRQAQLDYLDLTTRPLIAVLPHHHLQLHNTRISLSDLAEEPFLIQQDPPGVGLGWSTLSACLRAGFTPQKVQFTRDVSVAIGLVAIGMGVTLAPETQLSVMVPEVDYCHLDDPLATTTLTLSWQKHMHNSAVRDFIACARELLY
- a CDS encoding cystathionine gamma-synthase family protein; this encodes MATPHSKKTHIGTRELQPETQMVNYGYDPALSEGAVKPPVFLTSTFVFNSAEEGKDFFDYVSGRREPPEGGANGLVYSRFNHPNSEIVEDRLALYERTDSAALFSSGMSAISTTLLAFVKPGDAILHSQPLYGGTETLLTKTFRQLNVATVGFSDGVNEASIQAAANEAMQQGRVSVILIESPANPTNSLVDIALISRVADAIEQQQQHRPLIACDNTLLGPVFQRPIEQGADISLYSLTKYVGGHSDLIAGAAMGSKALIRQIKALRSAIGTQLDPHSCWMIGRSLETLSLRMERANDNAAAVAAFLRNHPKIEKLHYLSFLHPDSPAGQTFSKQCSGAGSTFSFDVVGGQPAAFRLLNTLELFKLAVSLGGTESLASHPASTTHSGVPADVRARIGISESTIRVSIGIENRDDLIEDLRLALEQL